A genomic region of Pirellulales bacterium contains the following coding sequences:
- a CDS encoding tetratricopeptide repeat protein: MQWYAPAAIVAISVIVGLVYSPALRGSYVWDDDANVVSPGLQSWSGLWRIWTQWGAVQTYYPLLHSAFWIEHKLWGDNTLGYHLANVLFHSISVYLVYLILRRLQIPGALLAAAIFAVHPVMVESVAWITEQKNTLSGMLYFGSMLAYLHFDASRRKSTYALALALFVLSLLSKTITVSLPAALLVILWWQRGKLAWRREVVPLLPWFACSLLWGAFTAWYERVYVGAQGTEFTLNLAQKCLLSCRAVWFYAGKMFWPTKLTFIYPRWEIDPGQAWQYLYVVGLLLVLAGAWLVHRRWRSPLAALLFFVGTLFPLLGFFGTYIFLYTFVCDHFQYLASLGIIVPVSAGIALAVRRLPPTAQHVGQALCLVLLGAMAWLSWQQSHMYASAITLYQTTLERNPNCWMAHNNLAAELDQIGRSQEAVEHCQTALLLKPNYAEAHNNLGDALLNLKRPQEAIEHFHQALLLRPNFPSAETNLGNALMDAGQVSDAIQHYQQALHLDPAYALAEYNLGNTYLHLDQPQKAIEHYRQALRLNLDNAEVRYNLGIALGQSGRSAEAIDEFSHALQLNPSFAQAHNNLGATLADLGRTDEAIEHYQEALRLEPGNQGAYKNLTNAYIKANRSDDALATARKAMQQAQAQGQTALAQQIDNWLIKYQASEQGSQKNVSSAPSPTPPGYSQ, from the coding sequence TTGCAATGGTACGCTCCGGCGGCGATTGTTGCGATTTCCGTCATTGTCGGCCTCGTTTATTCACCGGCGCTGCGGGGAAGCTACGTGTGGGATGACGACGCCAATGTCGTCAGTCCCGGTTTGCAATCGTGGAGCGGCCTGTGGCGCATTTGGACGCAGTGGGGCGCCGTGCAAACGTATTATCCGCTGTTGCACTCGGCGTTCTGGATCGAGCACAAATTATGGGGCGACAACACCCTGGGTTACCACCTGGCCAACGTGCTGTTCCATTCCATTTCGGTCTACCTGGTGTATTTGATTCTGCGGCGCTTGCAAATTCCCGGCGCACTGTTGGCGGCCGCCATTTTCGCCGTCCACCCGGTCATGGTGGAAAGCGTGGCCTGGATTACGGAGCAAAAAAACACCCTCTCCGGCATGTTGTATTTCGGTTCGATGCTGGCCTATTTGCACTTCGACGCCAGCCGCCGCAAATCAACCTATGCACTGGCCTTGGCCCTGTTTGTGCTTTCGCTGTTATCTAAAACCATTACCGTCAGTCTGCCGGCCGCGTTATTGGTGATCCTATGGTGGCAGCGCGGAAAGCTGGCCTGGCGGCGCGAGGTTGTGCCGCTGCTCCCCTGGTTCGCCTGCAGTCTGTTGTGGGGTGCATTCACGGCCTGGTACGAGCGCGTTTACGTTGGCGCCCAAGGGACGGAGTTTACGCTCAACCTGGCCCAAAAATGTTTGCTTTCCTGCCGAGCCGTTTGGTTTTATGCCGGCAAAATGTTCTGGCCCACGAAGCTGACCTTCATTTACCCGCGCTGGGAGATCGATCCGGGCCAAGCGTGGCAATACTTGTATGTGGTCGGTTTGCTGCTGGTGCTGGCGGGCGCATGGTTGGTTCACCGGCGGTGGCGTTCGCCGTTGGCTGCCCTGTTGTTTTTCGTGGGCACGTTATTTCCGCTGTTGGGTTTTTTCGGAACGTACATTTTTCTATACACATTTGTTTGCGATCACTTTCAATATTTGGCCAGTTTAGGAATCATTGTGCCGGTGTCGGCGGGAATCGCGCTGGCCGTTCGACGTTTACCGCCAACGGCGCAGCACGTCGGCCAAGCATTGTGTTTGGTGCTGCTGGGCGCCATGGCCTGGCTCAGTTGGCAACAAAGCCACATGTACGCCAGCGCCATCACGCTGTATCAAACCACCCTGGAGCGTAATCCAAACTGCTGGATGGCCCACAACAATTTGGCCGCGGAATTGGATCAGATTGGCCGGTCCCAGGAAGCGGTCGAACACTGTCAAACAGCCCTGCTCCTTAAGCCCAACTATGCCGAGGCTCACAACAATCTGGGCGATGCCTTATTAAATCTTAAGCGTCCACAAGAGGCCATCGAACATTTCCACCAAGCGCTGCTGCTGAGACCCAACTTTCCCTCCGCGGAAACCAATTTGGGCAATGCCCTGATGGATGCAGGCCAGGTGTCCGATGCCATCCAACACTACCAGCAGGCTCTGCATTTGGACCCTGCTTATGCCTTGGCGGAATACAATTTGGGCAATACTTACCTGCATTTGGATCAGCCGCAGAAGGCCATTGAGCACTATCGACAAGCCCTGCGGCTGAATCTGGACAATGCGGAAGTCCGCTACAATTTGGGAATTGCACTGGGACAATCGGGACGGTCAGCGGAGGCCATCGACGAATTCAGCCATGCTTTGCAACTCAATCCGTCGTTCGCCCAAGCCCATAATAATCTCGGCGCTACCTTAGCTGATTTGGGTCGAACGGATGAGGCCATCGAACATTATCAGGAAGCGTTGCGGCTAGAACCGGGCAATCAGGGCGCCTATAAGAATCTAACGAATGCCTATATCAAAGCGAACCGATCTGACGATGCCCTGGCTACAGCGAGGAAAGCAATGCAGCAAGCCCAAGCGCAGGGCCAAACGGCATTAGCCCAGCAAATTGACAATTGGTTGATCAAATACCAGGCCTCGGAGCAAGGGTCACAAAAAAATGTCTCGTCAGCGCCGTCCCCAACTCCGCCGGGGTACTCTCAATGA